AATAAACGTGGTTAATTGACTAGAAAAATACATTTGTAAGTCTCTATTTGTTTTGATTCCCATTTTTATAAGTTCTTTATAATTGGGGACCTTTACTTCCTTCATTATTGAAAGAGAAGATGTAATCTTAGACATTATTTCTTGAATTGAAAAAGACGTATCATCGTTAACTGATTTTAAAAGAATAGGCAGTAAATCATTTCAAACCATTGGATCAAAACTAACACCAATAAGTTTATAAATTTCATTATAGGCTTTTTGAATTACTGAAAGTTTTTCAGCTAAAGGATTTTCTGGTTTCGGGTTATTAAAATCATCTTTTGTGTAAACATTTTTATTCATATATTCATTTGTTTGAGAAGTATCTAAAAGACTTGAAAAAAGTTTTGAAAAAGATGTTGTGTCTTTTGAATTTTGAGTTATATCGCGAACACTTAAATTTGATATATATTTATCAACATCTTGTCCATTATAACCTTTAGAATTAGCCAAAATTGCACCCTTAAAGTAATTAGATGTTGAAGACATAACTTCAGCTAATTTGTTGTCTATACTTTTTTGAACAGTATCCACATATTTACAAGAAACAACAGCCATAGCTGGAGTTGCTGAAATTGATGCCGCACTTATTAAAGTGATTAATTTTTTAATTCCTATCATAATAAAATAATTTTACCTTAATATTGATCTTTTTATTAAATAATTTGTAAGAAACTGCTTTAATTTTTTATTTTTTTTATTAAGATTAAGTAAGTTATATTTGACAAAATAAAAAATTAAAAAATAGGCGGATCAATATATGAAAAATACTTGGCTTTTATTTAAACAAGGTTCGAAAAGTATATTTAAATTTAAAATTCAGTTCATTGTGATAATTTTATTATCATTTTTTGCTTCATTTTATTTGGTTTCAACAACAAGTTTGAATTCAAGAATGAACAAGTCGTATAACGAAATAGTTAGAAATTATGAAAAATTTGATTATTCTTATGCAACAAGAGCTAATGAATCAAATTTAGGTAATTCTAATAAAACATTTTTGCCAATTTTGGATTTTTTACCGAATTCTACAAATTTATTTAAAGAAAATGGCAAAGTTATTAATGATTCATTTAATTTGGTTTTGAATAATCATGGTCTTGAACAAAATGGATATCAAACAAACTTTATTACAAAATCATTTTTTAATGCAAATGGTACTCCAACAGATGAATTAAAAAATATATGAGGAAATGATTTTGAAAACGGAATAAATCAAAGAAATTTTTGAGGTAACCTCTCAGAAGTTGACTTAAATCCAAATAAAAGTGGAATTGATTATTATAGTCAAGGATTTTCTACAAATTTTGGAGAAAAAATAGATAAATATGATGTTGATTTAACAAATACATATTCTGATCCTTATCATATATTTACATCGCTAACATATATGTTTGTAAAACTATTATCAGATAAATTATACGAAGATTTAAAAAACGATACTATTGATCAGTCAATGCAAAATTCTTTATTTTATACTTATTGAAAAAGTAACGAATTAGAAGTTGAAAAAGATTTTTCAAAAATAAACCTAACTAAATTTAATGTTTCGGACACCGAAAATACTGAATGATATGACGAGTACAAAAAACAAATATCATCTAAGGGTGAATATCAGTTGTTTATATACAATGCTTTAGAAAGTGTTAGTTATTTTATAACTTCACAAATTAGAAAATTCTTAGATAATTCATATCTAAGAATGTCAAATTACATGAGTAATTTCGATTGAAATACTGCAGGTAATACAGATGCTGAAAAAGCTAAAAAGTTTGTTACTCAATTTAATGAACAAGCAATTCAAAATGGAGAAATGCAAATTTTTATTTATTTAAACGATAAGGACGTTATTGTCCAAGATAATTCGTCTTTAGAAAAAATTCAAGAATATAACAGAGAATTAACTTTTGAATATATTTTTGGCTCAATTTATGATTTTGACGAAACTGTTAATAATGATTATGTTGTAAATTTTAAAGATGTAGAATCTTTATATCAAATTAAGGCTTCTGATGATCAAATAATTAATAATGGAATGAATATTGAAAAAAACGGATTAAGAGGTCTTGCAAACCCTGCTCAAATTGAAATAGATAGTGAAACATCAGACTATAGAATTAAAACTTCTAATTCAATTAATCCTTTCGAAAAAGTTAATACCGGTGATAAGTTTGAAAATGAAAACAATGCTAAGAAATATGACTTTGAATATGATCCAAAAAAATATAAAACAATGTATGATTGATTTAACCCATATTCAAGTAACTTAATTCATCAACAAATGGCCGCAAATAAATATGATCTAGATTTTTTTGTTAGAGAAGAGGCATTTTTTTATGATAGAAATACAAAAACTAATTTTAGATTTGTAATAACTAATGACAAATATGACTATAATTTTAAAGTCACAGCTGGACTAGGATCAATGCATTCAAGTGAAATTGTTATTTCACAACAATATGCATTTAAAAATGGTTATTCAGTAGGCGATAGAATAAAAATTGGCAATGCAAATTTCATTATTTCAGGATTTGGTAGTGATGCTTTAACATACTATCCACTAGCAGACCCCGAAGTTCCTATAACTGATTTTGCAAATTCAGTTATAGTCTATGCACCAAAGGCAATAGTTGAAGAAGTTATGAATTTAGGTAACTCAAAAGATGTCAAATTTACAAGTTATTTCTTTATAAAAGACGCTATCAATGATAGCTCAACTATTGAAGAAAGAATGCAAAAATATGACGGTATTTTATTGAGTGATAAAACTAAACTTTCACAGGGTTTAGAAATTTTAGATAACAATGGCAGTGCTCAAAATTATAAATCAATCAATAATATTAAAAATTTTGAAGACACTTATTTTAATTTAAATTGAACACTTCAACCTAAATTATTGAGTATTATTAACCTTGCTTCAATTGTAACTTCACTTTTAGTTATAATAATGGCTTTTGTATCTATAGTATTTGGAATCAAAAAAACAATTGATTATAATTCGAATCAAATTGGTTTTCTTAAATCGCAGGGTGTTGGTTGTTACCAAATGTCTGTATCATATACGGCTTATTCATTATTAATTACTTTAATAATTGTTCCTTTTGCTTGACTGACTGCAGGCTTATTTCAAGAATTAATAACCAAATTATTTGCTTCATATTTCGCAACAACATTGTATGAATTTGTTTTTGATTTTAAAATTTTATTAATTCTTATTTTAGTTTTTGGAGTTATATCATTTGTATTTAGTTATTTAATTGCACTTTTCTTAGTTTCAAAAGATGTTTTAAAAATAATTAATAAAGAAAATGAAACTTCTAAGTGAAGAAATATTATTCCAAGAAAACTAAACATAATTAATATTTTTGATTTTAAATTTAGATTCCCTTTAAAAGTTTCTCTAAGAGGAACAAAACAAATTTTTATGATGAGTTTTGTTGCATTCTTTGCAACATTGGTTATTTCGCTTTCAATTTTGACTCCATCAATGCTAAGTGTGTTTATAATAGACGCTGGAATGTATTATAAATATGATAATCAGTACATGATGGATGATCAACTAACAGGATTGCCAACCGCTAAATCTTCTTTAACAGCCTCAAGGGGTATTCCATATACTGAGTCAATATATCAAGAACCTAAAGTATTATTGGGAAATAACGATAATGAGAATGTAACAGATATTTATTTTAATAATAATAAATATTATGCTGATTCAAGTTGAGATAGCAGTTTATTACCTCCAATTTTATTTGGATCAGCATGAGACAATGGAGAATGAAAACAAAATTTAAATTGAACTGAAAAATGAATTTTTGACGATAACTTGCAAACAAAAGAAGATAGTTCTAAACTTTTAAAATTTTTAAATCCAGCAATTGGGCAATTGGGAAACTTTAATGGTTCAACTATATCTGCAGGTATTTTTGAAAAAATATCTAGTTATGTTTGAAATACAGAAATTAACCCTAACACAGGTAAATCATATTTTAATAATGTTGAAATAAATGATAATAACCTAGAACGTATTTGAAATATGAAAAAAGATTCATCAAAATCTAGTGGTGAGTTTGTTCAAATGGCTTTACAATTCTTAGTTTCATTTTTAAATAGTGGTACTGTTGAAGGACTACCGCCGATTGAAAAACCTATTAATACAACTTGAAAAGAAAATTTAATTCTTTTAGCACTTTCATTTTTACCGAATGCAGGTCAACAATATTTAAGAGATTCATCAAATAGAGCTACACAATTTTCTATTTCATTAAACTCAGAAAACTATACACCAAATATTGATTCATTATCAACTGAAGTTAAAGCTTCAATAAATGATTCAATCACAAATTTAACAGGTTTAAAATCAAATCAAAATGTTTACAATTTAAATTCGCTAAAAACTGATGATGTTTTTATCTCTAAAGCGGATACAATTAAGCAATTAAATAATTTATTTGAAAAACAAGATAAATACACTGGTGGAGATATTTATTTAAATGATAAATATAAAATTTATGATTCATCAGCAAAAATTCTTAATATACCTGTCATTACAAACTTAAAATCTTATAAACAAAATAAATTAAAAAATAAAGTTGAAATACGAGGTATCAACTATAAAGCATTATCTATTGATGGTAATATTATTCCAAAAAATGCTTGAATTTATGACAATAGAGAAATAACTGAAAGTAGTAAAAGTTTATTTGACCCTAGACTTAATATGGAAAAAGAACAAAAATGAATTGATCCATCAAATATTGATTCAAATAAATTTACTTACACTAAACAATTTGAATATGACAGCATGGGAAACATTACAGGCATTCATGATCAATCAAAGTGATTTATAAATTCACTTAATGAAGATGATTATAATTTAAACACATTAGACTTTGAATTAAGACCATATTATCACTATAATAACCTAAAATTGTTTGTACCAAGAAATATAACAAACTCAATGTCTTCATTATTAAACGGTAAATATGCTAACACTTCAAACACATCTGTTAATGAAGCATCAGATTGAAGATCAAACATAGATTTATGACACGGAACAGTAAATTCACAAGATGTTCCAGATAATGTTAAACTAGCTTGAGGTTCTAAATACTCAAATGTTTCAGATTGAGAGTGAATAGCACCATTTAGTATTAATTATAGTAGAAAAATATCAGATCCTAATAGAAAAGGATGAATTCAAAATATAGCAACTGATTTAAATAATATTTACACTTGAGCAAGTGACAAAATTCTTGAAAGTGGCTCAAGTTCTGATGCATTAATAAAAACAACAAATCAGTTGCCATCATTTTTAAATGGTGTTTATATTGAGGCCGTTGATACAATTCCAACTTACAATGGAAATATGATAATAGCTGACCAAGATATTTTAAATTTATTAACAAACAAATCAACTGCAAAATATATACCTGTTGATTATGACTTTTATGGAGATCCAATTTCAAAGATTGAAAACGGACAAATTAAACATAAAGATCATACAATCACTATAAATGAAATGAAAAATCCAGTTCAACAACTTGAAGATTTACAAAAAAATAAAAAATTCTTTATGAAAGATGAATTAAAGACTATGTATGGTTTATCAGATCAAGAGGCATATGAAAAAATAATTCAAAATAGAGATTTTAATAGTAAATATTCAGGTTTTACAGAGGCCTATGGTATAACTGGTGGAATTAGAGGAATTATAAAAAATTCTCCTGGAGTTTTTGCAATTGGTGGAGGAGCAAATACAATAAATAATGGTATGGGTATTATGTATAATGGAATTGATCTTGTTAGTACACAGTTGGGTATTATTGTTAATGTAAGTGAGTCAATTTTACTAATAGCCATGTTCTTAATAACTGGTGTTATATTAATTGCATTATTAGTCATAACAATTATTTCGGATGTATACATAATGAAATATCACAGATTTATGGTTACTATGAAAGCACTTGGATACTCTCGAAAAGAAATAACGTTAAATACGCTTTTAATTCCAATTTTCTTTGCATTTGGATTTGTGTTAATGGGGTACTTAATTGCAAAAATAATTTTAAGTAGCTTGATGTTTAGCTTGGAATCATCAGGGGTATTTATACCGGTTGCAACAAATTGATGAGCAACTCCACTAATACTAGTAATAATAGCTACGATGTTTGTAGTTGCATTTATTATTTCTTTAAGAAAACCAATGAAAGACAAGTTAAAATCACTGACATAATATTTTAAGAAGCGTTTGACGCTTCTTTTTATTTATAGATAAATCAATTAGATTTAAAAATAAAAAAGTTTATAATTATATAGATATGAGGAGTTATCATGAATAAAGAAAAAGCAATTACATTAATAAATGAATTACGAAAAAAACTTAACGAATGAGCTAGAGAATACTATGTTCTAGATAACCCTAGTGTTGATGATGCAGAATATGATAAAGCTATCCATCAACTTATTGATCTTGAAAATCAATTTCCTGAATTAATAACATCTGACTCTATAACTCAAAAAGTTGGTGGAATAGTAAGTGATAAATTTGAAAAGCACACACATAAATATCCAATGTTAAGTCTTGCTGATATTTTTTCTTGAGAGGAGTTCATTAACTTCAATAAACAAGTTGCAAAAGTTACAGGCACAGAAAACAATGAATATACTGCAGAACTAAAAATTGATGGATTATCAATATCTTTAATTTATAAAGATGGTGTATTACAAAAAGGTGTAACTCGTGGTGATGGTAAAGTTGGTGAGAATGTTACAACAAATGTAAAAACAATTAAATCAATACCATTATCAATACCTTCAAAAGATGAAACTGAAATTAGAGGAGAAATTTTTTTAGGTAAAAAAGAATTTGCAAAAATTAATGAAGAAAGATTATTGAATGGAGAGCAACTTTTTGCCAACCCAAGAAATGCAGCAGCTGGAACTTTAAGACAATTAGATTCTAAAATAGTTGCTGAAAGAAATCTTGATGCTTATCTTTACTATTATTTCAACGAAAATAACCCAATTAATACACAGTATGATTCTATTAATCAAATAAAGAATTTAGGTTTAAAAATAAATAAAGAAACTAAAATCTGTAAGACATTAGAAGAGGTAAAATCATACATTGAATATTACACTGAAAAAAGAAACGAATTAGATTATGAAATAGATGGTATTGTATTTAAATTAAACGATAAAAAATTGCAAGAAGAAGTTGGATACACAGCAAAAACACCAAAATGAGCAATTGCTTATAAATTTCCAGCTGAAGTTAAACAAACTAAATTATTAGATATATTTCCTACTGTTGGAAGAACTGGTAAAATTACATACAACGCCAAGTTAGAACCTGTACAAATTGCTGGTACAACAGTTTCTGCAGCATCGTTAAACAATGCTGAGTATATAATGGCAAAAGACCTTAGAATAAATTCAATTGTTAAAGTAAAAAAAGCAGGAGATATTATTCCTGAAGTTATTAGTGTTATTAAAGACGAAAACTTTGATTCATTACCAATTTGAGAAAAAGATATTCAATGTCCTGCGTGTGCTGAACTTTTAGAAAAAACTTCAACAGAGGTTGATCAATTTTGTGTTAACTTTAACTGTCCAGCACAAATATTGAGAAGTTTAGAACATTTTGCAAGTAGAGGTGCTGCAAATATAGTTGGTCTTGGTGGTCAAACAATTAAAAAATTATTTGAAGAAAAATTAATAACAAATATTGCAGATATTTTTAAAGTTGAAGAACATAAAGAAAATATAATTAATTTTGAAAAATTTGGAGAAAAAAGTTTTGAAAACTTAATTGCTTCGATTAAAGAATCTAAAAATAATTCATTTGAAAAAACTTTATTTGGTTTAGGTATTAGACACGTTGGTTCTAAGACAGCTTTAACTTTAGCTCAAATATATAAAAATATTGATAATCTAAAAAATGCAACGTATGAAGAATTAAGTTCAATAGACTCAGTTGGAGAAGTGTTGGCTATGTCAATTGTAGATTGATTTAAAATTGAGTCTAATTTACAATTAATTAATGAATTAAAATCATTTGATGTTAATTTTGAATATTTGGGACAAGCCAAAAACACTGAATCAACAATTAGTGAAAAATCTTTTGTAATAACAGGTACACTATCTGAATCTAGAGATTATTTTAAAGATATAATCGAATTAAACAACGGTAAAGTTATTGGTTCTGTTTCGAAAAAAACTGATTATGTTTTAGCAGGAGAAAATGCTGGAAGTAAATTAACAAAAGCTGAAGAATTAAACGTTAAAGTTATTAATGAAGAAGAGTTCTTTGCAATTCTAAAAGGAGAGTAAAATGAAAGATAAAAAGTACTATGAAGATTTAGCTCAAGATTCAATGTTGAAATTTTCAGATGCGGAAATTGATGAGATTGTTGCTAAACAAGAAGATTTAAAAAAAGAATTTGAAAAAGTATTAAAAATTGATACAACAAATATTAAACCATTATTTTATCCTTACGATGATATTCATTTATATTTAAGAGAAGATGAAGAAACAACAACTATAGATCAAAAAATAATATTATCAAACGCCCCAACTTCTGAGGGTGATTTTGTCACAATAAAAAAGGTGGTTAAATAATGAATTATAAAAAATTATCAATTTTAGAATTACACAATAAAATTATTAATAAAGAAATAAGTATTTTAGAATTAACTAACGCAGTAATATTTGAAGCAAATAAAGTTAAATCATCTAATGCTATAAATAAAATGAACGCAGAAAATGCTATTGCCTTTTCTAAGGAAATGGAAAAAGTATTAAATACAAATTCTTTATTGTATGGAATACCTTACTTTGCAAAAGATAACTTTGCAACAAAAGGACTTGAAACAACTTCTTCATCAAATATATTGAAAGGATATATTCCACCATTTAATGCAACTTCTATTTCAAAATTAGAAGATAAAGGAGCTGTTTTAATTGGTAAAGCTGCTCTTGATGAATTAGGAATGGGTGGAGTTGGTCTTTATTCATGTAATGGAATCATAACTAATCCAGCTGATGATAAAAGAATTGTTGGTGGAAGTAGCAGTGGTAGTGCTTATCTAGTAGCAAAAGGTATTGTTCCATTTGCAACTGGTAGTGATACAGGTGACTCAATTAGAAAACCAGCATCATTTAATAACATTGTTGGTTTTAAACCATCATATGGAGCAATTAGTAGATATGGTTTATTACCATATTCGCCAAGTTTAGATACTGTTGGATTCTTTACAAGAAATGTAACTGACATGGCAATTGTTTGTGATGCAACTTTTGGTTATGACACTAAAGACGCAACTAGTCATGAAAATAATTCAAAAAATATGTTTGAAAAAATTGAAGGTTTAAGCAAAGCGGTTAAATTTGGATATATCAAAAAAGTTATTG
The Mesoplasma entomophilum DNA segment above includes these coding regions:
- a CDS encoding Asp-tRNA(Asn)/Glu-tRNA(Gln) amidotransferase subunit GatC, whose protein sequence is MKDKKYYEDLAQDSMLKFSDAEIDEIVAKQEDLKKEFEKVLKIDTTNIKPLFYPYDDIHLYLREDEETTTIDQKIILSNAPTSEGDFVTIKKVVK
- a CDS encoding amidase family protein, translated to MNYKKLSILELHNKIINKEISILELTNAVIFEANKVKSSNAINKMNAENAIAFSKEMEKVLNTNSLLYGIPYFAKDNFATKGLETTSSSNILKGYIPPFNATSISKLEDKGAVLIGKAALDELGMGGVGLYSCNGIITNPADDKRIVGGSSSGSAYLVAKGIVPFATGSDTGDSIRKPASFNNIVGFKPSYGAISRYGLLPYSPSLDTVGFFTRNVTDMAIVCDATFGYDTKDATSHENNSKNMFEKIEGLSKAVKFGYIKKVIDDLNEDVKNAYYNLFETLKSNGFEVKEVEFKQELLDSLSAIYKMISFSESVSTNANLDGIKFGRRSTGTDYVEIITNSRTEGFGEEVKQRFLVGALNLNKENQTIYLNKAKQVRRLIVEELNKVFKEVDILIIPPTDKVAPLIEETKIKSTPEKEYLNDILTLANFNGSPSITIPFLKEGKLGIGININAKPKEDLLCLQAAKMLEDIIGIKNEIVED
- a CDS encoding ABC transporter permease; this translates as MKNTWLLFKQGSKSIFKFKIQFIVIILLSFFASFYLVSTTSLNSRMNKSYNEIVRNYEKFDYSYATRANESNLGNSNKTFLPILDFLPNSTNLFKENGKVINDSFNLVLNNHGLEQNGYQTNFITKSFFNANGTPTDELKNIWGNDFENGINQRNFWGNLSEVDLNPNKSGIDYYSQGFSTNFGEKIDKYDVDLTNTYSDPYHIFTSLTYMFVKLLSDKLYEDLKNDTIDQSMQNSLFYTYWKSNELEVEKDFSKINLTKFNVSDTENTEWYDEYKKQISSKGEYQLFIYNALESVSYFITSQIRKFLDNSYLRMSNYMSNFDWNTAGNTDAEKAKKFVTQFNEQAIQNGEMQIFIYLNDKDVIVQDNSSLEKIQEYNRELTFEYIFGSIYDFDETVNNDYVVNFKDVESLYQIKASDDQIINNGMNIEKNGLRGLANPAQIEIDSETSDYRIKTSNSINPFEKVNTGDKFENENNAKKYDFEYDPKKYKTMYDWFNPYSSNLIHQQMAANKYDLDFFVREEAFFYDRNTKTNFRFVITNDKYDYNFKVTAGLGSMHSSEIVISQQYAFKNGYSVGDRIKIGNANFIISGFGSDALTYYPLADPEVPITDFANSVIVYAPKAIVEEVMNLGNSKDVKFTSYFFIKDAINDSSTIEERMQKYDGILLSDKTKLSQGLEILDNNGSAQNYKSINNIKNFEDTYFNLNWTLQPKLLSIINLASIVTSLLVIIMAFVSIVFGIKKTIDYNSNQIGFLKSQGVGCYQMSVSYTAYSLLITLIIVPFAWLTAGLFQELITKLFASYFATTLYEFVFDFKILLILILVFGVISFVFSYLIALFLVSKDVLKIINKENETSKWRNIIPRKLNIINIFDFKFRFPLKVSLRGTKQIFMMSFVAFFATLVISLSILTPSMLSVFIIDAGMYYKYDNQYMMDDQLTGLPTAKSSLTASRGIPYTESIYQEPKVLLGNNDNENVTDIYFNNNKYYADSSWDSSLLPPILFGSAWDNGEWKQNLNWTEKWIFDDNLQTKEDSSKLLKFLNPAIGQLGNFNGSTISAGIFEKISSYVWNTEINPNTGKSYFNNVEINDNNLERIWNMKKDSSKSSGEFVQMALQFLVSFLNSGTVEGLPPIEKPINTTWKENLILLALSFLPNAGQQYLRDSSNRATQFSISLNSENYTPNIDSLSTEVKASINDSITNLTGLKSNQNVYNLNSLKTDDVFISKADTIKQLNNLFEKQDKYTGGDIYLNDKYKIYDSSAKILNIPVITNLKSYKQNKLKNKVEIRGINYKALSIDGNIIPKNAWIYDNREITESSKSLFDPRLNMEKEQKWIDPSNIDSNKFTYTKQFEYDSMGNITGIHDQSKWFINSLNEDDYNLNTLDFELRPYYHYNNLKLFVPRNITNSMSSLLNGKYANTSNTSVNEASDWRSNIDLWHGTVNSQDVPDNVKLAWGSKYSNVSDWEWIAPFSINYSRKISDPNRKGWIQNIATDLNNIYTWASDKILESGSSSDALIKTTNQLPSFLNGVYIEAVDTIPTYNGNMIIADQDILNLLTNKSTAKYIPVDYDFYGDPISKIENGQIKHKDHTITINEMKNPVQQLEDLQKNKKFFMKDELKTMYGLSDQEAYEKIIQNRDFNSKYSGFTEAYGITGGIRGIIKNSPGVFAIGGGANTINNGMGIMYNGIDLVSTQLGIIVNVSESILLIAMFLITGVILIALLVITIISDVYIMKYHRFMVTMKALGYSRKEITLNTLLIPIFFAFGFVLMGYLIAKIILSSLMFSLESSGVFIPVATNWWATPLILVIIATMFVVAFIISLRKPMKDKLKSLT
- the ligA gene encoding NAD-dependent DNA ligase LigA, whose protein sequence is MNKEKAITLINELRKKLNEWAREYYVLDNPSVDDAEYDKAIHQLIDLENQFPELITSDSITQKVGGIVSDKFEKHTHKYPMLSLADIFSWEEFINFNKQVAKVTGTENNEYTAELKIDGLSISLIYKDGVLQKGVTRGDGKVGENVTTNVKTIKSIPLSIPSKDETEIRGEIFLGKKEFAKINEERLLNGEQLFANPRNAAAGTLRQLDSKIVAERNLDAYLYYYFNENNPINTQYDSINQIKNLGLKINKETKICKTLEEVKSYIEYYTEKRNELDYEIDGIVFKLNDKKLQEEVGYTAKTPKWAIAYKFPAEVKQTKLLDIFPTVGRTGKITYNAKLEPVQIAGTTVSAASLNNAEYIMAKDLRINSIVKVKKAGDIIPEVISVIKDENFDSLPIWEKDIQCPACAELLEKTSTEVDQFCVNFNCPAQILRSLEHFASRGAANIVGLGGQTIKKLFEEKLITNIADIFKVEEHKENIINFEKFGEKSFENLIASIKESKNNSFEKTLFGLGIRHVGSKTALTLAQIYKNIDNLKNATYEELSSIDSVGEVLAMSIVDWFKIESNLQLINELKSFDVNFEYLGQAKNTESTISEKSFVITGTLSESRDYFKDIIELNNGKVIGSVSKKTDYVLAGENAGSKLTKAEELNVKVINEEEFFAILKGE